The following coding sequences are from one Petrotoga sibirica DSM 13575 window:
- a CDS encoding rubrerythrin family protein, whose protein sequence is MTRQFLEDAFCGESKAHMKYLIFSVEAEEKGFKNLARMWKAIAHAEFVHARNHYRALGYLGSTEDNLQQCIDGETFEVEEMYPVYNNAANFQEENEAIRTTHFALEAEKIHAEWYKNAKKVADQGKDVEVDKIFICDVCGYTVEGEAPEKCPVCRAPRSKFVEF, encoded by the coding sequence ATGACCAGGCAGTTTTTGGAGGATGCATTTTGTGGTGAATCCAAAGCTCATATGAAGTATTTGATTTTTTCTGTTGAGGCGGAAGAAAAAGGGTTTAAAAACCTTGCAAGAATGTGGAAAGCTATTGCTCACGCAGAGTTTGTTCATGCGAGAAACCACTACAGAGCCTTGGGTTATCTTGGATCAACAGAAGATAACCTTCAACAATGTATAGATGGTGAAACATTTGAAGTTGAAGAAATGTATCCTGTATACAACAACGCAGCTAACTTTCAAGAAGAAAACGAGGCAATAAGGACAACTCATTTTGCCTTGGAAGCGGAAAAAATACACGCTGAGTGGTATAAAAACGCAAAGAAGGTTGCAGATCAGGGTAAAGATGTTGAAGTCGATAAAATCTTCATATGTGATGTCTGTGGATATACTGTAGAAGGAGAAGCACCAGAAAAATGTCCTGTTTGCAGAGCCCCGAGAAGCAAATTTGTAGAATTCTAA
- a CDS encoding bZIP transcription factor, giving the protein MATNNVEDLEQRIKLLEEQNKENRETLDDLLFQNSKMKEKLNKIWHNLKIMFWLSFGLVSCLILIFTTTPPVVIGLWIIFGVILFTVLVFYFYFKFAFNKFE; this is encoded by the coding sequence ATGGCTACGAATAATGTTGAAGACTTAGAGCAGAGAATAAAACTATTAGAAGAACAAAATAAAGAAAACAGAGAAACTTTGGATGATCTACTTTTTCAAAATTCCAAAATGAAAGAAAAATTAAATAAAATATGGCATAATTTGAAGATCATGTTTTGGTTATCTTTTGGTTTAGTTTCTTGTTTGATATTAATTTTTACCACAACACCACCCGTGGTAATCGGTTTATGGATCATCTTTGGAGTTATTTTGTTTACTGTATTAGTCTTTTATTTTTACTTTAAATTTGCTTTCAATAAATTTGAATAA
- a CDS encoding HD domain-containing protein, whose amino-acid sequence MIFLTREEALELLKQNLKTDNLYTHSLAVGAIMKELAKHLNKDEQKWEITGLLHDLDYEETKDDPDKHALKTVEMLGDKVDQDVKDAILAHNEKKELGQDIEVALYAADQLSGLIFAAVLVRPNKDITELSVKSLKKKFKDNAFARGADREKIKEITRLNIELDDFFKIAIDGMARIKDELNLV is encoded by the coding sequence GTGATTTTTTTGACTAGAGAAGAAGCTCTTGAGTTACTAAAACAAAACTTAAAAACGGATAATTTGTACACTCATTCCCTTGCCGTGGGAGCCATTATGAAGGAGTTAGCAAAACATCTAAACAAAGATGAACAAAAATGGGAAATCACCGGTTTACTACACGATTTGGATTACGAAGAAACGAAAGATGATCCAGATAAACATGCGTTAAAAACTGTTGAAATGCTTGGAGACAAAGTTGATCAAGATGTAAAAGACGCTATATTGGCACATAATGAAAAAAAAGAGTTGGGACAAGATATTGAGGTTGCTCTATATGCTGCAGATCAACTTTCCGGGCTTATCTTTGCCGCTGTCTTAGTAAGGCCAAATAAAGATATAACTGAATTATCAGTTAAATCGTTGAAAAAGAAGTTCAAAGATAATGCTTTTGCAAGAGGAGCTGATAGAGAAAAAATAAAAGAAATAACTAGACTGAATATCGAATTAGACGATTTCTTCAAAATAGCCATTGATGGTATGGCTCGAATAAAAGATGAATTGAACTTAGTTTGA
- a CDS encoding 2'-5' RNA ligase family protein, producing MESLLSILPQPFYNKITKLWNELEKNFNVNWVKNNVPFPHITWSVAEEYKVNDLNKLLKKATKELDSLTIKTEGVALFTGKKLTLYIPVKPTKEILNFHEYLWNLVNVNESKLNEYYSPDNWFPHITLAVEDINKENVGQVTSYLSDKKLKFQIKLESLSLVHRELGKKVEIDETFGIPKRRKRKK from the coding sequence GTGGAGTCTCTTTTAAGCATTCTACCTCAGCCTTTTTACAATAAAATAACAAAACTTTGGAATGAATTGGAAAAGAATTTTAATGTTAATTGGGTAAAAAATAATGTTCCCTTTCCCCATATAACTTGGAGTGTTGCTGAAGAGTATAAAGTTAACGATTTAAACAAGTTACTCAAAAAGGCAACCAAAGAATTGGATTCCTTAACCATAAAAACGGAAGGTGTAGCCTTATTTACCGGCAAAAAATTAACCTTGTACATCCCTGTAAAACCGACAAAGGAAATCTTAAACTTTCACGAATACCTTTGGAATTTGGTCAACGTAAATGAGTCAAAGTTAAACGAATATTATTCCCCAGATAATTGGTTTCCACATATAACTTTAGCTGTAGAAGATATTAATAAGGAAAACGTTGGACAAGTTACAAGCTATTTGTCTGATAAAAAGTTAAAGTTTCAAATAAAGTTGGAATCTCTTTCCCTTGTTCACAGAGAATTAGGGAAAAAGGTAGAAATTGACGAAACTTTTGGAATCCCGAAAAGGCGCAAAAGGAAAAAGTAA
- a CDS encoding DUF368 domain-containing protein, with protein sequence MKKKNLLIPLYGVFMGISDSIPGVSGATIALILGIYQNFISAWSFVFSNLFKFETLSKSRELRFLIMLYIGVFLGIFTTLGFINFLINNYQTSVFSFFSGLIIGSIFFLGSDLFKNVDFKNTQKSKYVSFFISAAIGFLVAFYISGAKFLLEQHGFLIIFSSGFLAISAMILPGISGAYVLLLLNQYSYIVKAVNDFDFSVLIIFVLGIVLGLGSMSKLLKWVLDKFYLATMFFLIGLMVGGLRAPISKIDNFVSFLIFGLIGAFVIVIIEKSGRINK encoded by the coding sequence ATGAAGAAAAAAAATCTTTTAATTCCGTTGTATGGTGTTTTCATGGGTATTTCTGATTCTATCCCCGGGGTTTCAGGGGCTACAATAGCTTTGATACTCGGCATTTATCAGAATTTCATATCCGCTTGGTCTTTTGTTTTTTCCAATCTATTCAAATTCGAAACTTTATCAAAAAGTCGGGAACTTAGATTTCTAATCATGTTGTACATAGGCGTTTTTCTTGGAATATTCACAACCTTAGGATTTATAAACTTTTTAATAAACAACTATCAAACAAGTGTCTTTTCTTTCTTTTCAGGTTTAATTATCGGTAGTATCTTTTTTTTAGGTTCGGATCTTTTTAAAAATGTTGATTTCAAAAATACGCAAAAATCTAAATACGTTTCCTTTTTCATTTCAGCCGCTATTGGTTTTTTAGTTGCCTTCTATATTTCAGGGGCAAAGTTTTTATTAGAGCAACACGGTTTTTTAATAATTTTTTCTTCAGGATTTTTGGCTATTTCTGCCATGATCCTTCCGGGAATTTCCGGTGCCTACGTTCTATTACTTTTGAATCAGTATTCATACATAGTAAAAGCAGTTAATGATTTTGATTTCTCTGTGCTGATAATCTTTGTTTTAGGTATTGTGCTGGGATTGGGTTCTATGAGCAAACTACTGAAATGGGTATTAGATAAGTTCTACCTCGCTACAATGTTTTTTTTGATAGGACTGATGGTTGGAGGATTGAGGGCTCCCATTTCAAAAATAGATAACTTTGTTAGCTTTTTAATATTTGGTTTAATTGGAGCTTTTGTAATTGTAATTATCGAGAAGTCTGGCAGAATTAATAAATAA
- a CDS encoding PHP domain-containing protein, producing MKVDFHTHSTGSDGTDTPYELLNLALENDIEYLSICDHDTLDGIKALENFTNLKKLKFVPGIEISAEFPTTLHLLGYGFDIKNERLNKVLEDLQEYRKKRNVLMIENMQKFGFQITLEELKQEAGGELIGRPHFASLMVKKNYVINKQEAFDKYLNKGAPLYLDKKRLEPKDAILLIKEAGGVVVLAHPYQTKVDEQNLDNLIRELVDYGLDGIEAYYSLHTKEMIKRYKALAKKYDLFITAGSDYHGTNKTGIEMGININKEGLEPFLNILRML from the coding sequence GTGAAAGTTGATTTTCATACTCATTCTACAGGATCCGACGGGACTGATACTCCTTATGAATTATTGAATCTAGCCTTAGAAAATGATATAGAATATCTATCTATCTGCGATCATGATACCCTTGATGGAATCAAAGCCCTTGAAAATTTTACAAATTTAAAAAAATTAAAGTTTGTTCCTGGAATAGAGATAAGCGCAGAATTCCCAACCACTCTTCACCTTTTAGGATATGGCTTTGATATCAAAAACGAGAGGCTAAATAAGGTTTTAGAAGATCTTCAAGAGTACAGAAAAAAAAGAAACGTTTTAATGATCGAAAACATGCAAAAATTTGGGTTTCAAATTACCCTTGAAGAATTAAAACAAGAAGCAGGTGGAGAATTGATTGGTAGGCCTCATTTTGCTTCTTTAATGGTGAAGAAAAATTATGTAATTAACAAACAAGAGGCTTTCGATAAGTATTTAAATAAAGGTGCACCTCTTTACTTAGATAAAAAAAGGTTGGAGCCAAAAGATGCAATATTGTTAATTAAGGAAGCTGGAGGTGTAGTTGTTTTAGCGCATCCTTATCAAACAAAAGTTGATGAACAAAATCTAGACAATCTGATCAGAGAGTTAGTAGATTATGGGTTAGATGGCATAGAAGCTTACTACTCATTGCACACCAAAGAAATGATCAAAAGGTATAAAGCACTTGCCAAAAAGTATGATTTGTTTATAACCGCGGGTTCGGATTATCATGGAACAAACAAAACAGGGATAGAAATGGGGATTAACATCAACAAAGAAGGATTAGAACCATTTTTAAATATTTTAAGGATGCTTTAA